A DNA window from Phragmites australis chromosome 11, lpPhrAust1.1, whole genome shotgun sequence contains the following coding sequences:
- the LOC133884936 gene encoding glucose-1-phosphate adenylyltransferase large subunit 3, chloroplastic/amyloplastic has protein sequence MGRHRARVAPNEAAPHLHARCSRPSVSPSPSVHLLLAPTPPRFISHRPLPITTVSHRRGHPHQPPSLSEARNSSNQSIRPLLVRRSVPRCVSVMQFSSVFPLEGKACMSPVRRSGEGSGSEWVRIGDCSNFKNERSLRMCFGARGAANGAQCVLTSDAGPDTLVVRTPFRRNYADPNEVAAVILGGGTGTQLFPLTGTRATPAVPIGGCYRLIDIPMSNCFNSGINKIFVMTQFNSASLNRHIHRTYLGGGINFTDGSVEVLAATQMPGEAAGWFQGTADAVRKFIWVLEDYYKHKAIEHILILSGDQLYRMDYMELVQKHVDDNADITLSCAPVGENRASDYGLVKFDSSGRVIQFSEKPKGADLEAMKVDTSFLNFAMDDPTKYPYIASMGVYVFKRDVLLNLLKSRYSELHDFGSEILPRALHEHNVQAYVFTDYWEDIGTIKSFFDANMALCEQPPKFEFYDPKTPFFTSPRYLPPTKSDKCRIKYSIISHGCFLRECTIEHSIVGVRSRLNSGCELKNTMMMGADLYETEDEISRLASEGKVPIGVGENTKISNCIIDMNARVGRNVSITNSEGVQEADRPEEGYYIRSGIVLILKNATIKDGTVI, from the exons GCCCGCTCCCCATCACCACCGTCTCGCACCGTCGCGGCCACCCACATCAGCCTCCCTCTCTTTCCGAGGCCCGTAATTCTTCCAACCAATCGATCCGTCCGCTGCTCGTTCGTCGATCCGTTCCTAG GTGCGTTTCAGTCATGCAGTTCAGCAGCGTGTTTCCCCTGGAGGGAAAAGCATGTATGAGCCCGGTGAGGAGAAGCGGTGAGGGCTCTGGGAGTGAGTGGGTGAGGATTGGGGACTGCAGCAACTTCAAGAACGAGAGATCATTGAGGATGTGTTTTGGTGCTAGAGGTGCTGCAAACGGTGCGCAATGCGTGCTCACTTCAGATGCTGGCCCAGACACTCTT GTTGTTCGAACGCCCTTCCGAAGGAATTATGCTGATCCAAATGAAGTTGCTGCTGTCATATTGGGTGGTGGTACCGGGACTCAGCTTTTCCCTCTCACAGGCACAAGGGCCACTCCTGCT GTTCCTATTGGAGGATGTTACAGGCTTATCGATATCCCCATGAGCAACTGTTTCAACAGTGGCATAAACAAGATATTCGTGATGACTCAATTCAACTCAGCTTCTCTTAATCGCCATATTCATCGCACATACCTTGGTGGGGGAATCAACTTCACTGATGGATCTGTTGAG GTATTGGCTGCAACGCAAATGCCCGGGGAAGCTGCTGGTTGGTTCCAGGGTACAGCAGATGCTGTCAGAAAATTTATCTGGGTACTTGAG GATTATTACAAGCACAAAGCTATAGAACACATTCTAATCTTGTCAGGAGATCAGCTCTATCGTATGGATTACATGGAGCTTGTGCAG AAACACGTTGATGACAACGCAGACATTACTTTATCATGTGCTCCAGTTGGAGAAAA CCGAGCATCCGACTATGGACTAGTTAAGTTCGACAGTTCAGGCAGGGTAATTCAGTTCTCTGAGAAACCAAAGggtgcagacttggaagcaatG AAAGTGGATACCAGCTTTCTCAATTTTGCCATGGACGACCCAACTAAGTATCCCTACATTGCTTCAATGGGAGTTTATGTTTTCAAAAGAGATGTTCTTTTAAACCTTCTAAA GTCAAGGTATTCTGAACTTCATGACTTTGGTTCTGAAATTCTGCCCCGAGCTTTACATGAGCACAATGTGCAG GCATATGTCTTCACTGACTACTGGGAGGACATTGGAACAATCAAATCATTCTTTGATGCAAACATGGCCCTATGCGAGCAg CCTCCGAAGTTCGAGTTTTATGATCCAAAAACGCCCTTCTTCACTTCCCCTCGGTACTTACCACCAACGAAGTCAGATAAGTGCAGG ATTAAATACTCAATCATTTCCCACGGCTGCTTCTTGCGTGAATGTACCATTGAGCATTCCATTGTTGGTGTTCGTTCACGCCTGAACTCTGGATGTGAGCTGAAG AATACCATGATGATGGGCGCGGATTTGTACGAGACTGAAGACGAGATTTCGAGGCTAGCGTCAGAGGGCAAGGTACCTATTGGTGTAGGGGAGAACACAAAGATAAG CAACTGCATCATCGATATGAACGCAAGGGTCGGAAGAAACGTGTCCATCACAAACAGCGAG GGCGTCCAAGAAGCCGACCGGCCGGAGGAAGGGTACTACATCAGGTCGGGGATCGTGTTGATCCTGAAGAACGCAACCATCAAGGACGGAACCGTCATCTAG